A stretch of DNA from Cryptomeria japonica chromosome 4, Sugi_1.0, whole genome shotgun sequence:
tagagtcacagacataactacaaatatgaatcatagatgcaagcttattttccttaaacaagatattcatggaTCAATACCtcatattaatgcactatttgattcattcacaattttatcagatctggaaatatatttcatcatttatgattgactacagagtttaaaaccttccttgaaggatacctataaacaatcacacaatttctttgaaattgacaaatcttatcctccttgaggattcaattcataataatgaaatacttacacagagacaatactatgaggaatttactcatgcctgacacaagcaagtcctgcaactaaaatcacatttacaacactgccctgcaatctctataccctgaaacaaaccaaaagcaattacaaatttgggtcatgacattcagaaatggaagccatcaaatctggagcattttccaaatttctggaatcCTTACAACTGAGAGGAATGGGGaataaaagaggagggaagaaaaacaaatccacaactgaaaactgccaagtgtctctcctctctaactgaatttttttcccgtgaaaactgcatccaaaatatcccacatttgccaaaattaacttcataatcggattcctcgctccgagagctttccgaaaatatataacactttacaCATTGGCccaaaattgagtcctgggcgaattaattccccaatatgctcgaacatttaaatttttcatttattaatatagtataaactatataataaacaattttaaatttaaatttttgcctccatttgtgctctgacgccttgccacgtggcggggtctgattggtcgatggggttgaccgaacgccacctaggatgacacctcatcttctgCCACTTGatcgccacgtcatcgccactgggttGCTTACTcgtatgccacgtcatcgccactggactgccacctcaccgggacccgcctactggactgccacctatcacgacacgtggacggctctgattcactttcgctatttcgcggggtttaaacttcgtgcatcttccttcgtgaaatagcgcgagccattgatctctctcgaacatgctcgctcgttaaccccgccttcgtctgcaaaattttgcctctttgcctcgagaagcgttcctgcatggggtccacttgatcTTCGTCTAGTCACCGCCTCCATCGCCTCGAGAAACGTGCTCGGGCGTGGGCCCGCCTTGAGCGCCCATGGAcatcttgtgtcaaaagcctttaagacttagacattatattactgtgcgcttttgcatataaacattaaaaaagaacacttcccagtgcatgtgggataatgatgTTAAGCCTGGAGCTTCATCTTTGAAGAGTTCTTTGGGTGACTGTTTAGAAGTTTCGTTTGCCAGGGCAATTTGGTTGTATTTGCTCTCCTCCTTGCCCCGCAATGGAGTCTTTGGGTTACATCTTACTAAGCATGTTACCTCATGGCACTTCATTCATCACGCCATACTCTAAACACTATTCACAGCGAGCATTATAGCGTACTGTATACCTGCACATGCTTGCAAACTGTGTTGATTCTCAGTTCAAATCCTCAATACTGCATAAAAAGACCAAATATTCACTGCTCAGGTGAAACAGGAGCATTTTAGGGAAATAGCATATTCCCCGTTGTCTCCAGGTAGATCCATGTTAGACTCAGTCTTCATATCTTCAGCTGATTGAAATGTAGCTACATGGTCATAAAGGTGTATACTAGACAGTTGCCGAACTCAAACTTGGATTTGTAAGCCATGCATTCATCCCAAATAAATCACATAACATTTTACAAATTATTTAAGCTATACCAATCTGACTCAAAGCTGATCGTAGCTATCAAAGACATGACTTTGAACAATTCTCCCAGACAGCTCTTTATGCTAAACCATACTCTCGTGATCAGAGAGGGAAATGCTTGCATTATTCTCGTGAACCATCCATTATACTGAtttcattttttataatattaCTTATTGATGCCCATTATAGCAATCTATGAAACCAGTCGATGATGAGTCATAACTTAGACTAATGAAAAGCAAGTCTGTGTTCCATAAAACAGCAAACAGTAATGATGACATTACATGCTCTATTTCCTCGGGCATAATAGAACGCAAGGAGACCTCCTTTATCATCAACTCCCCACAAAATGGACATTCCCCAGCCACAGCATCATCAAGCTGAACCATCTTTACCATGGCAACCACAAATCTTTCGAAGAAGAGATTCTCATTTGTTGCAAAGCTTGCAACTATTTCACTACTGCGGGAATCAGTGGAGAGGCTCTCGTCAAATGCAAACAATACTTCACCATTCTCTAGATTCACGTAGTACTTGTTGTCGAACAAATTTGGAGTGCGAATGTCCAGATTAGTGGTGTTGACAGTGGTAGAAGACGGGCATGTGAGGTAAAGTTCCTCTGCAAAACTCTCATTCAGAGTGGAATCCTGTGTTGGGTAAAGTCTGTAGGCGAAGGACGTGCAATGAGAGATACCCATTATTTGCACAAACTGAAGGGAGATTTACATTCTCACAGATGCCACAAGTGCTTGCTTTCCTTGCCATTACATCCACGCAGGGAAAAGAATTTACTAAGTTTTGAAAGCTGGctgctttaatttatttataacttcaaacatGCCTGCGTAGAAGGAGAAGATTGGTTGTTGGTTGTTTTATAATCTTCGATCTGCACCCCCTTTTCTTCACTATGTGGATAGCAAAATCTCCTACAAACTACTTTGGCCACCATGCTGCCTTGGAGGTCTATTTGGGGGTACGTGAGGAGAAGGAAATTAATGCAATTTGCCATTGTTTAAATGTTTTTTACTGATCTCTTTTCTCAAACCACACACAGCAAAGAGAATGGGAAGACCACATAGAGCTCTTGGTTTTGATCTACCATTGCACTTTAATGGAAATCTTCATGTAAATACTCTCCTCAATCTAGCACACTCAAATTTAATCCATAATATAGGAGAGTATTTCATGCTTGCACTTGCACTGTGCTTCAATAAACTTTGGTTCTGAAACGTTTCTCTAATTTCCTTCAAACCTCTCCATAGAGATTTTGCATACTTGTATATATCTATCCCTGGGAGATTGCATACCATTACATTCGTTGAAAGAAGTCGAAGCATTTGAATAATGATGTTGGTGATGCGAAGGCCAAGGCATGGGAAAATGCATTGCCATGAAACAAGAACAGTTCgccacaaaaaaataaataaataaataatgcataagcatgagccaggtcgggccccaaagtgggtccgactaaaaaaatttccgttttcaagcaactggcctctggaatgcttcactgacctcaaacatacctctggaaatgatcagcatcattttggatcatcagactgaattttacAACCTCCAAgcgattacgccacaattttcgcatttaatcgcgaagacgtaattttcaatgtggtcaaaacacctttctggagctcgccgtctgacaggcatgtactttgatatacaaggatgatatctaccaaacggtttctcaagacgagtcccgagtgaagagatattaatttccgaaaacggccaactggctttgtcgacactgcggacttgatgaagtcaatgtcctggcaacacatgacgcctttcttaaaaataccaaacgacctccgtaagctctcaaattcggaacataggtacctttaagtacatattaaatctttgaattcttagtttgatcacccgactgacaagatgcaaacggagcgctcaccaaaatggctacattaactgatctaacactggaagtgtggataactgaatttgatgacaaaatgagctcttttgaaaaccgatcaaacggattggtagagccttgaaattcgAAACGTAGCTCATCACTTATACCAACATcagcctggaacaaacattatggcgTGACGCTTACTTAGGCAACtgttacacttatgcgaaacagggctccgactagctgtcgaaacagggacttgccaaaacatagaaactgcaaatggaatcggcttcaaaaactaagcaaatggattcgttaacaCTTGAAAATTTGCgagttgactcacatttatgcatcgaattgaatccactttgagttttttcatgacgatcaacagggcaaaagatgtaatcgctcaaagtaggctactcaataaaatctgcatttgtgcctaaaatgcacttccagctcacccctcaaaacgggtacctcataaacttatccaaattgaattctgaaagttgcacatcactaaataggccaaatgaaaggtgtgggacatgaatcccaagccttaccctctgaaaatcaactggctccatttacccccttgctaactaggccgttcaaactgacttcatttaggtatgcagagcaaaaatttgaaatgggcctataaaattgactcaattttaatcagtcccaacagtggctctgactggggatggttgattacaagatcaacacaagaatccagatatctttggttaagcagaccacccaaaaaatggatcattcttctctcaattcttctcttctcaaaacagggcttccttattctacccaaatagcagg
This window harbors:
- the LOC131032049 gene encoding peroxidase 12-like, producing the protein MGISHCTSFAYRLYPTQDSTLNESFAEELYLTCPSSTTVNTTNLDIRTPNLFDNKYYVNLENGEVLFAFDESLSTDSRSSEIVASFATNENLFFERFVVAMVKMVQLDDAVAGECPFCGELMIKEVSLRSIMPEEIEHVMSSLLFAVLWNTDLLFISLSYDSSSTGFIDCYNGHQ